The Bacteroidota bacterium genomic sequence CATCTCCGTCTTTAAATCCAATAATGAGTTGAGCCGAATCTAAATTGGATGATTTGATAAAATCTTTAAATTCAATTGCAGGTATTGGAGAAATATCTCGTGTTTTAATACAAGATGCAAAGAGTAGTAAAAACACTCCTAAAAATAATATATTTACATGCTTTAGCATATTGTTAAATATACCAAATTGCAATTGCATACGCAAGAGTATGTTACGAGAACAACTAATAAGAGATATTTATGCCGTTGATGAATCTACTTTTAATGAGGTTTGTTTGTCGGTTTTTGCCTATCAATATAAGAATTGTCAACCATACCGGCTATTTGTAGATGCATTAAAAAAGGTCCCAGAACAAATTCGTACGTATAAAGAAATTCCTTTTTTGCCAATAGATTTTTTTAAGCAGATGCCTGTTCTATCAACCGAAGGACTAATTACAAGAACATTTGAAAGCAGTGCTACTACCGGCTCTATAACAAGCAAAAGATATGTAACACATGTAGATTTGTATATTGAGAGCTTTACTAGATGCTTTGAGCATTTTTATGGTTCTATAAAGGAATATGCAATTTTAGCATTGCTTCCCTCTTATTTAGAACGCACTAATTCGTCCTTGGTTTTTATGGTAAATGAGTTAATGCAATTATCGGGAAATAAATACAATAAGTTTTACCTAGCTAACTTTGAAGAACTTCGTTTGGCGCTGGATAGCTTAAATAAAAGCAAACAAAAAACTATTTTAATTGGAGTAACATTTGCCTTAATTGATTTTGCGCAGCAATACCAACTCAGTTTGGACCATACCATTGTTATGGAGACAGGTGGTATGAAGGGTAGAGGAGTAGAGCCTATTCGCTCTGATTTACATCAGTATTTAGCAGGTCAATTAGGTGTTACGTCCATACATTCGGAATACGGGATGACGGAATTGTTTTCACAAGCTTATGCAAAAAAGAAAGGAGCGTTTAAATGTCCTGCTTGGATGAAAGTCTTAATAAGGGATGTAAACGACCCATTTCATGTATTGGAAAATGGAAAGACTGGCGGTGTTAATATTATTGATTTGTACAATATTGATGCTGTAAGTTTTATTGCTACACAAGATTTAGGCTTGGTTAATGCGGATAATTCTTTCGAAATTCTTGGAAGATTTGATAATAGTGATATTCGAGGATGCAATTTACTTTATACCAATTAAGATTGTTTTATAGAGGTGAAAAACACTAGAAAAAATACAACTAAGCAGATAAAGAAGGACGCTCCTTTTTTTAGTGGTACGGGCATACGTGTTTTGATTTTATTAGCGTTTACGGCATTAACATACTGGGGTAGTTTGAGTAATGATTTTACAAATTGGGACGATGATTTATATGTTACTGAGAATGCCGATATTCAATCCCTATCTGCATCTACAATTCAAAATTTCTTTACCAGTTTCAAAAATGGTAACTACCATCCACTTACATGGCTTTCCTTAGCGTTCGATTACAACCTCTCTAAGCTTAGTCCATTTCAGTATCATCTTACTAATTTATTATTGCATTTGTTTAACACACTGTTGTGTTTTGTACTTATTAAAAAATTATTTAATTCGAATATGGCTTGGCTAGCTTCATTGTTATTTGGAGTACATTCAATTCATGTTGAGTCGGTAGCTTGGGTTTCAGAACGGAAAGATGTTCTTTTTACATTTTTTTATTTGCTTTCTGTTTTGTCTTATATCGAATACTGTGTTAATGAACACAAAAAGTATTTTGTTATATCTCTTCTTTGTTTTGTTTTTTCTGCACTGTCAAAAGGGCAAGCTGTATCACTTGCTATTACTATTGTACTAATTGATATACTTCTAAATAGAAAGCTAAATTCTATAAAAGTAATTGCAGAAAAATCCATCTTTGTTTTATTGGCATTGGTTTTTGGGTTGATTGCCATTAAAGCACAAAGCTCTGCTAGTGCTATTTTTGATAATGCTGCACGAAATTTTTTCGATAGAATTTTATTTGCTTGCTATGGATTTATTAATTATTTGTTAAAGTTTATTTATCCATTTAAGCTGTCCGCTATTTATCCATATCCCACAAAAGGAGCTATTGGCATTGAGTTTTGGGCTTGCTTTGTGTTGTCTTTGGGTTATTGTTGGCTTCTTTTTAAATCATTTAAAAGTAATCGGCAATTATTTTTTTGTTTAGCTTTTTATGTGGTTAATATTTTCTTGGTTTTACAATTAATTCCGGTAGGCAATGCAATAATGGCAGATAGGTACAGTTATATTCCATCACTTGGAATATTTACGGTATTTGCATTTTATATTAATAAGTATATTGAGCAAGAAAAAACGAAGAAGCTAGTAGCACTTGGGGTAGTTGTGTATTTGCTTCTACTTGCATATCAAACTACAGTTCAGATTAAGGTGTGGAAAAATAGCTTTACACTGTGGGAGCATACAACTAGGTGTTATCCTACTGCTGAGGTCGCCTGGAATAACTTAGGAAGCGCACACAACAATAGTAATAACTACAACGATGCCATTACTTGTTATACCAATGCTATTAACGTAAATAAATTGTACGCTGATGCATATTCGAATAGAGGCATGAGTAAAAAGAATGCAGGCAATTACAAAGAAGCTATTTTAGATTTAGACCAAGCAATAAAACTAAAACCGATTAATCCATTTGCATACTCTACAAAAGGTACAGCCTATATTTATTTGAATGAACTGGAGTTGGCAAATACATGCTTTGTTAAGGCGTTAGCCTGGGATCCTTATTCTGCCGAGGCATTAAGTGGCTTGGGAGCTGTAAAAACCAAAAAGGGCGATATTAAGGGAGCATTGGCGGATTTAAATAAATCGATTTCCTTGCGACCCAATCATGCGGAAACAATATCAAACAGAGGTATTGCCAAAGCAGAAGGAAATGATTTGCCGGGAGCAATTCAAGATT encodes the following:
- a CDS encoding acyl transferase → MLREQLIRDIYAVDESTFNEVCLSVFAYQYKNCQPYRLFVDALKKVPEQIRTYKEIPFLPIDFFKQMPVLSTEGLITRTFESSATTGSITSKRYVTHVDLYIESFTRCFEHFYGSIKEYAILALLPSYLERTNSSLVFMVNELMQLSGNKYNKFYLANFEELRLALDSLNKSKQKTILIGVTFALIDFAQQYQLSLDHTIVMETGGMKGRGVEPIRSDLHQYLAGQLGVTSIHSEYGMTELFSQAYAKKKGAFKCPAWMKVLIRDVNDPFHVLENGKTGGVNIIDLYNIDAVSFIATQDLGLVNADNSFEILGRFDNSDIRGCNLLYTN
- a CDS encoding glycosyltransferase family 39 protein, with translation MKNTRKNTTKQIKKDAPFFSGTGIRVLILLAFTALTYWGSLSNDFTNWDDDLYVTENADIQSLSASTIQNFFTSFKNGNYHPLTWLSLAFDYNLSKLSPFQYHLTNLLLHLFNTLLCFVLIKKLFNSNMAWLASLLFGVHSIHVESVAWVSERKDVLFTFFYLLSVLSYIEYCVNEHKKYFVISLLCFVFSALSKGQAVSLAITIVLIDILLNRKLNSIKVIAEKSIFVLLALVFGLIAIKAQSSASAIFDNAARNFFDRILFACYGFINYLLKFIYPFKLSAIYPYPTKGAIGIEFWACFVLSLGYCWLLFKSFKSNRQLFFCLAFYVVNIFLVLQLIPVGNAIMADRYSYIPSLGIFTVFAFYINKYIEQEKTKKLVALGVVVYLLLLAYQTTVQIKVWKNSFTLWEHTTRCYPTAEVAWNNLGSAHNNSNNYNDAITCYTNAINVNKLYADAYSNRGMSKKNAGNYKEAILDLDQAIKLKPINPFAYSTKGTAYIYLNELELANTCFVKALAWDPYSAEALSGLGAVKTKKGDIKGALADLNKSISLRPNHAETISNRGIAKAEGNDLPGAIQDFNLSIQLKPKSPGAYVNRGMVYLKMNQPQYACADFYTALNLGASSVEPFINKYCNLNKK